A segment of the Streptomyces pactum genome:
CCGCGACTGCCGATGGCCCTGGCCCGTCCGGCACCGAGCGGCTCACGGCCGAACAGGCCGCCGAACTCCTCGGCGGCGGCGCGACCGCGGCGGTCGGTCCGGACGCCCGGCGCGGCGTCGAGGTGGTCGCGGTCCGCACGGTCATCGCCTCGCTGGACGAGAAGCCGGTCGACACCCACGACGTCTACCTGCGCCTGCACCTGCTCTCCCACCGCCTGGTCGAGCCGCACGGCCAGAACCTGGACGGCATCTTCGCCCACCTCGCCAACGTCGCCTGGACCTCGCTGGGTCCGGTCGCCGTCGACGACATCGAGAAGGTCCGCCTCAACGCCCGCGCCGAGGGCCTGCACCTCCAGGTGACCTCGGTCGACAAGTTCCCGCGCATGACGGACTACGTCGCCCCCAAGGGCGTCCGCATCGCCGACGCCGACCGCGTGCGGCTCGGCGCGCACCTCTCCGCGGGCACCACGGTCATGCACGAGGGCTTCGTCAACTTCAACGCGGGCACGCTCGGCACCTCGATGGTCGAGGGACGCATCTCCGCGGGCGTCGTCGTCGGCGACGGCTCCGACATCGGCGGCGGCGCCTCCACCATGGGCACCCTCTCCGGTGGCGGCAACGTGCGCATCACCATCGGCGAGCGCTGCCTGGTCGGCGCCGAGGCGGGCGTGGGCATCGCGCTCGGCGACGAGTGCGTGGTCGAGGCCGGCCTCTACGTCACCGCCGGCACCCGCGTGACGATGCCCGACGGCCAGATCGTCAAG
Coding sequences within it:
- the dapD gene encoding 2,3,4,5-tetrahydropyridine-2,6-dicarboxylate N-succinyltransferase encodes the protein MTDTTAPRTTGAVAAGLATIAADGTVLDTWFPAPELVAATADGPGPSGTERLTAEQAAELLGGGATAAVGPDARRGVEVVAVRTVIASLDEKPVDTHDVYLRLHLLSHRLVEPHGQNLDGIFAHLANVAWTSLGPVAVDDIEKVRLNARAEGLHLQVTSVDKFPRMTDYVAPKGVRIADADRVRLGAHLSAGTTVMHEGFVNFNAGTLGTSMVEGRISAGVVVGDGSDIGGGASTMGTLSGGGNVRITIGERCLVGAEAGVGIALGDECVVEAGLYVTAGTRVTMPDGQIVKARELSGASNILFRRNSVTGTVEARPNNAVWGGLNDVLHSHN